DNA sequence from the Pithys albifrons albifrons isolate INPA30051 chromosome 24, PitAlb_v1, whole genome shotgun sequence genome:
ACTGACCTTGGTTTGATGGGGCTGTGTCTGGGTTGTCCCTGGCCCTGGTTTGGTGGGACTGAGGTTGTGTCTGGGGTGTCTTTGACCTTGGTTTGATGGAACTGTGTCTGGGGTGTCCCTGACCTTGGTTTGATGGAACTGTGTCTGGGGTGTCCCTGACCTTGGTTTGATGGGGCTGGGGCTCTCTGGAGTATCACTGACCTTTGATGGGGCTGTGTCTGGAGTATCACTGACCTTGGTTTGATGGGGCTTTGTCTGGGGTGTCCTTGGCACTAGTTTGGTGGGGCTGGGGTTGTGTCTGGGGTGTCTTTGTCCCTGGTTTGATGGGGTTGTGTCTGGGGTGTCCCTGGCTCTGGtttggtggggctggggctgtctGGAGTATCACTGACCTTTGATGGGGCTGTGTCTGGGGTGTCACTGACCTTGGTTtgatggggctggggctgtgtctggaGTGTCACAGACCTTGAtttggtggggctggggctgtctGGAACATCACTGATCTttgctggggctgtgtctggggtggccctggccctgctttcGTGGGGCTGGGGTTGTGTCTGGGGTGTCTTTGACCTTGGTTtgatggggctggggctgtgtctggaGTACCACTGACCTTGGTTTGATGGGGCTGTGTCTGGGGTGTCCCTGGCCCTGGTTTGGTGGGGCTGAGGTTGTGTCTGGGGTGTCCCTGACCTTGGTTTGATGAGGCTGTGTCTGGAGTATCACTGACCTTGGTTTGATGGGGCTGTGTCTGGGATGTCCCTGGTCTGGTGGGGCTGTGTCTGAGGTTTCCCTGGTTTGGTGGGGCTGTCTCTGGGATGTCCCTGGTCTGGTGGGGCTGTGTCTGGGGTGTCCCTGGTCTGGTGGGGCTGTCTCTGGGGTGTCCCTGGTCTGGTGGGGCTGTGTCTGAGGTTTCCCTGGTTTGGTGGGGctgtctctgggtgtccctgctctggtgGGGCTGTGTCTGGGATGTCCCTGGTCTGGTGGGGCTGTCTCTGGGGTGTCCCAGTTCTGATGGGGCTGTGTCTGAGGTGTCCCTGGTTTGGTGGGGctgtctctgggtgtccctgctctggtggggctggggcagctcaccTGTCTTCCCCTCTTGGCTGCAGGCTCAGCGCTGGCGCAATGAGAACTACGAGAGGCCTGTGGACCTGGAGGGCTCTGGGGACGATGATCCCTTTGGAGATGATGAGCTGGATGACCTCTACTCAGGCTCTGGCTCGGGCTGTAAGTGCCTCTGGGGTTCCTGGGAAGGCTCCCTGTCTGGCCATAGGCTTGGTGGGATTGGAGAGGTTCTTACCCTTGGATGTAAAGGATGGGATTGCCCTTCATCCATCCCCAGTGGGTGACAAAAGCAAAGGGAACTGTCCCAGAGGTTGGCTCAGGTGCCTCCATGTCCCATTTCAgtctctggccctgctgggcaggatgggcccttccccagcccaggagctcATGTTGTGGAGCTTtcacagagcccagagaggggctTTGGCCACCACATGGGAGTTTGCAGCCCTTGGTTTGGCTGAGCCCACAGCAGTCCCTGCTCTGTTTCTTGGGGACAAGGCCAGGAACGCGTCAGCCCTGGGAAGttctggggcagcagcagcttcacctTTTGCTCTCCTCCCCATTTCAGATTTCGAGCAGGATCTGGGACAGGAGACAGCCCTGAGCCTCACCACGGACCCGGTGGTGCCGCTGCCCACCACGGTGGCCGTGCTGCCCATCACGGCCGTGCAGCCCGTGGCAACGCCCTTCGAGCCATCCCCCGCCCAGGCCACCACCCCTGGGCAGACCACCAGCATCCTGTACATCCCAAGGACCACAGAGACACCAGTGATCCCCAGCTGGaaagccaccaccaccagcaccactcCCAGCAACCCCCCGACCACCACGACGACCACCACGACAACCATGGCCACCACCACGACCACCACCGAGGCCACCACGACCACCAGCACCACCGTGGCCACAGCCAAGCCCACCACCATCCGGAGGTTCCTGCCCCCCTTTGTCACCAAGGCAGCCACCACTCGAGCCACCACCCTGGAGACACCCACCACGACCACCCCCGagaccagcacagcaacagaGGTGGCCACGTCACGCCTTGTCCCCACCAGCACGGCCAAGCCCAGGTCCCTGCCAAAACCCACCACCTCCAGGACTGCAGACCTCACAGAAAAAAGCACTGCCTTGCCACCCACCCCTGCCACGCTGCCACCCACAGAAGCCCCCCAGGTAGGAGGCAGGAGCTCTTCCCACTTGTTCGAGGACTCATGGGCCGTGTGTGGAGCCAAGTGATGGTGATGGGAAGTCTTTGGGGATGAGGTGTCCTTGGCCAGCTGCTCAGAGGGAGGTCATGCCAGGCTGGGCTCTTCCCAGCTCTGGAGACAGTGGAGCATttggggagctggggcagggacatggAAGGGTGGGGGGTTTAGCATGGACAGGACacagtggtggggctggggggattGCTGGTGGGGTGTGACACACACCTTGGTGCCTCTGGTGGTGCCTTGCCCAGCTGCTCCAAGGCTGCTTCCCCAGGCTGGAGGTGCCACCTCCTGTGGAGAGAGCACAGCCTTCCTTGGGGTTTGGTGTCTGGGCTCATTGCACCATTCCCCAAACGACAGGAGGTCGATGGGGGCCGAGTGCCCTT
Encoded proteins:
- the SDC3 gene encoding syndecan-3 — translated: MPGEVSPPAPRGLRSLPVLLLLLLLSARTALAQRWRNENYERPVDLEGSGDDDPFGDDELDDLYSGSGSGYFEQDLGQETALSLTTDPVVPLPTTVAVLPITAVQPVATPFEPSPAQATTPGQTTSILYIPRTTETPVIPSWKATTTSTTPSNPPTTTTTTTTTMATTTTTTEATTTTSTTVATAKPTTIRRFLPPFVTKAATTRATTLETPTTTTPETSTATEVATSRLVPTSTAKPRSLPKPTTSRTADLTEKSTALPPTPATLPPTEAPQMEPGEVTTVLDYELEVPVSSGPSGDFEIREEEETTRPDLGNEVMAVVTPPAAPGPGRNAGTGLLDNTIDSGNSAAQLPQKNILERKEVLIAVIVGGVVGALFAAFLVMLLIYRMKKKDEGSYTLEEPKQANVTYQKPDKQEEFYA